From Aerosticca soli, a single genomic window includes:
- a CDS encoding SDR family oxidoreductase has product MNLKGKTLFITGASRGIGLAIALRAARDGANVVIAAKSGVPNPKLPGTIHTAAAAVEAAGGRALAVQMDIRDEAEVQAAVDAAVAHFGGIDILVNNASAIWLAGVEGTPMKRFDLMHQVNLRGTFLATRTCLPHLRRAANPHVLMLAPPPSLDPKWFAPHTAYTIAKMGMSLCVLGMSGEFAPHGIAVNALWPRTVIATAAIAMIDGVKPGQCRKPEIVADAAHAILTRPAREYSGHFALDEDVLRETGVTDFEAYAVAPGHPLLPDLFLD; this is encoded by the coding sequence ATGAACCTCAAGGGTAAGACCCTGTTCATCACCGGCGCCTCGCGCGGCATCGGGCTGGCGATCGCACTGCGCGCGGCGCGAGACGGTGCCAACGTGGTCATCGCGGCCAAGAGCGGCGTCCCCAATCCCAAGCTGCCCGGCACCATCCACACCGCGGCGGCGGCGGTGGAAGCCGCCGGCGGACGCGCATTGGCGGTGCAGATGGACATCCGTGACGAGGCCGAGGTGCAGGCGGCGGTCGATGCGGCCGTCGCGCATTTCGGCGGCATCGACATCCTGGTCAACAACGCCAGCGCGATCTGGCTGGCCGGCGTGGAAGGCACGCCGATGAAGCGCTTCGACCTGATGCACCAGGTCAACCTGCGCGGCACTTTCCTCGCCACCCGTACCTGTCTGCCGCATCTCAGGCGCGCCGCCAATCCGCACGTGCTGATGCTGGCGCCGCCGCCCAGCCTCGACCCCAAATGGTTTGCGCCGCACACCGCCTACACCATCGCCAAGATGGGCATGAGCCTGTGCGTGCTCGGCATGAGCGGCGAGTTCGCGCCGCACGGCATCGCGGTGAACGCCCTGTGGCCGCGCACCGTGATCGCCACCGCGGCGATCGCCATGATCGATGGCGTGAAGCCCGGGCAATGCCGCAAGCCGGAGATCGTCGCCGACGCCGCGCATGCCATCCTCACCCGGCCCGCGCGCGAATACAGCGGCCATTTCGCTCTCGACGAGGACGTGCTGCGCGAAACCGGCGTCACCGATTTCGAGGCCTATGCGGTTGCGCCCGGGCATCCCCTGTTGCCTGATCTCTTTCTCGACTGA
- the mpl gene encoding UDP-N-acetylmuramate:L-alanyl-gamma-D-glutamyl-meso-diaminopimelate ligase — MRLHILGICGTFMGGVAALARELALEVTGSDARVYPPMSTQLEALGIRLMDGYTAEHLKPAPDLVVVGNAMTRGNPAVEYMLDARLRYVSGPQWLGEQVLAGREVLAVAGTHGKTTTTSLLAHLLESEGCAPGFLVGGVPGNFGVSARLGSGAPFVIEADEYDTAFFDKRSKFVHYRPRIAVLNNLEYDHADIFPDLAAIQRQFHHLVRTVPGNGRLIVNAHDAHLAEVLAMGCWTPVETFGIGRGDWQGELLAADGSVFAVHRQGERLGEVHWPLIGRHNVLNALAALAAAHAAGVDPRTLLPAFALFAGARRRLEKLGKVAGVEVYDDFAHHPTAIATTLAGLRARVGDARIVVALEPRSNSMRMGAHADALAPALADADEVVFLHRPELAWDAERVIAALGGRGRTAPSVEAMIAVLRERVRAGDHVVFMSNGGFENAPRRLLEALAAPGAHGRAD, encoded by the coding sequence ATGCGCCTGCACATCCTCGGCATCTGCGGCACCTTCATGGGCGGCGTCGCCGCCCTCGCGCGCGAACTCGCCCTGGAGGTGACGGGCTCCGACGCCCGCGTCTATCCGCCGATGAGCACGCAGCTCGAAGCGCTCGGCATCCGCCTGATGGACGGCTATACGGCCGAACACCTCAAGCCCGCGCCTGACCTGGTCGTGGTCGGCAATGCGATGACGCGCGGCAATCCGGCGGTCGAATACATGCTCGATGCGCGCCTGCGCTACGTTTCCGGCCCGCAGTGGCTGGGCGAGCAGGTGCTGGCCGGACGCGAGGTGCTGGCCGTGGCCGGCACCCACGGCAAGACCACCACCACCAGCCTGCTCGCGCATCTTTTGGAAAGCGAGGGATGCGCACCGGGCTTCCTGGTCGGCGGCGTGCCCGGCAACTTCGGCGTGTCGGCGCGGCTCGGCAGCGGGGCGCCGTTCGTGATCGAGGCCGACGAGTACGACACCGCGTTCTTCGACAAGCGCTCGAAGTTCGTGCATTACCGTCCGCGCATCGCCGTGCTCAACAACCTCGAGTACGACCACGCCGACATCTTCCCCGACCTGGCCGCGATCCAGCGCCAGTTCCATCATCTGGTGCGTACCGTGCCGGGCAACGGCCGGTTGATCGTCAACGCGCACGATGCGCATCTGGCCGAAGTGCTGGCGATGGGCTGCTGGACGCCGGTGGAAACCTTCGGCATCGGCCGCGGCGACTGGCAGGGCGAACTGCTGGCGGCGGACGGTTCCGTCTTCGCCGTGCATCGGCAAGGCGAGCGCCTAGGCGAAGTGCACTGGCCGCTGATCGGCCGGCACAACGTGCTGAACGCCCTGGCCGCGCTGGCCGCGGCGCATGCCGCCGGCGTCGACCCGCGCACGCTGCTGCCGGCCTTTGCGCTTTTTGCCGGCGCCAGACGTCGCCTGGAAAAGCTCGGCAAGGTCGCCGGCGTCGAGGTGTATGACGACTTCGCCCACCATCCGACCGCCATCGCCACCACGCTGGCCGGCCTGCGCGCACGGGTGGGCGATGCGCGCATCGTCGTCGCGCTGGAGCCGCGGTCCAATTCGATGCGCATGGGCGCGCACGCCGACGCGCTGGCGCCCGCGCTGGCCGATGCGGACGAGGTGGTGTTTTTGCATCGTCCCGAGCTGGCGTGGGACGCCGAGCGCGTGATCGCGGCGCTTGGCGGTCGTGGCCGCACGGCGCCGAGCGTCGAGGCGATGATCGCCGTCCTGCGCGAGCGCGTGCGTGCGGGCGACCATGTGGTCTTCATGTCCAACGGCGGCTTCGAGAATGCGCCGCGACGCCTGCTCGAGGCCTTGGCGGCGCCGGGCGCCCACGGCCGCGCGGATTGA
- a CDS encoding adenylate kinase: MRLVLLGAPGSGKGTQAARLKAELGVPHISTGDMLRAAVAAGTALGRKAKAVMDAGQLVSDDILLGMLEERLAQPDARHGFILDGYPRNLAQADALDRLLARIGQPLDAVVKLEVPNEVILRRCEQRFAAEGRADDNPDTVRKRLAVYAEQTAPVADYYAQRGKLKVVDGVGALDEVTARIRAALKDLSSAG; the protein is encoded by the coding sequence ATGCGACTCGTGCTACTCGGTGCGCCCGGTTCGGGCAAGGGCACCCAAGCCGCCCGGCTCAAGGCCGAACTCGGGGTGCCGCACATTTCCACCGGCGACATGCTGCGCGCGGCGGTGGCCGCCGGCACCGCCCTCGGACGCAAGGCCAAGGCGGTGATGGACGCCGGCCAGCTGGTCTCCGACGACATCCTGCTCGGCATGCTGGAAGAACGGCTGGCCCAGCCCGATGCCAGGCACGGCTTCATCCTCGACGGCTATCCGCGCAACCTGGCCCAGGCCGACGCCTTGGACCGGCTGCTGGCGCGCATCGGCCAGCCGCTCGATGCGGTGGTCAAGCTCGAGGTGCCCAACGAGGTCATCCTGCGCCGCTGCGAGCAGCGCTTCGCCGCCGAGGGCCGCGCGGACGACAACCCCGACACCGTGCGCAAGCGACTGGCGGTCTATGCCGAACAGACCGCGCCGGTGGCCGACTACTACGCGCAGCGCGGCAAGCTCAAAGTGGTGGATGGCGTCGGCGCGCTGGACGAGGTGACCGCCCGCATCCGCGCCGCGCTCAAGGATCTCTCCTCCGCCGGTTGA
- a CDS encoding 6-phosphofructokinase: protein MPRSVRSRPAGRLLYAQSGGVTAVINATAAGVIETARAAGVPVYAARNGILGVLREELIDTGKEAKSAIAALRHTPGGAFGSCRYKLKSLEENRAEYERLIEVLRAHDIRWFLYNGGNDSADTALKISQLSKAMGYDVRCIGVPKTVDNDLAVTDCCPGFGSVAKYTAVAVREASLDVASMADTSTKVFILEVMGRHAGWIAAAAGLAGEGADAPPHVILFPERVFDEDAFLARVQATVDRVGWCTVVASEGIRDAEGRFLAEGGTRDAFGHSQLGGVAAVLAAKVKDRLKLKVHWALPDYLQRSARHLASKTDVAHAYAVGRAAVDYALAGMHAVMPVIVRTSDSPYRWKIEPAPLAKIANREKKMPNAFIGRDGFSITAAARRYLAPLIRGEDAPPYGKDGLPAYVTLKNVAVKPKLPPFGR, encoded by the coding sequence ATGCCTCGTTCCGTCCGCTCCCGTCCCGCCGGTCGCCTGCTGTATGCGCAGTCCGGCGGCGTCACCGCCGTGATCAACGCCACCGCCGCCGGCGTGATCGAGACCGCCCGCGCCGCCGGCGTGCCGGTGTATGCCGCGCGCAACGGCATTCTGGGCGTCCTGCGCGAGGAGCTCATCGATACCGGCAAGGAAGCCAAAAGCGCGATTGCCGCGCTGCGTCACACGCCGGGCGGCGCGTTCGGCTCGTGTCGCTACAAGCTCAAGTCACTGGAGGAAAACCGCGCCGAGTACGAGCGTCTGATCGAAGTGCTGCGCGCGCACGACATCCGCTGGTTCCTGTACAACGGCGGCAACGACTCGGCCGACACCGCGCTCAAGATCTCGCAGCTGTCCAAGGCGATGGGTTACGACGTGCGCTGCATCGGCGTGCCCAAGACGGTGGACAACGATCTCGCCGTCACCGACTGCTGCCCGGGTTTCGGCTCGGTCGCCAAGTACACCGCGGTGGCGGTGCGGGAGGCGAGCCTGGACGTGGCCTCGATGGCGGACACCTCGACCAAGGTGTTCATCCTCGAAGTGATGGGCCGCCACGCCGGCTGGATCGCCGCCGCCGCCGGCCTGGCCGGCGAGGGCGCGGACGCGCCGCCGCACGTCATCCTGTTCCCCGAGCGGGTGTTCGACGAAGACGCCTTCCTCGCCAGGGTGCAGGCCACGGTCGACCGCGTGGGCTGGTGCACCGTGGTCGCCTCCGAGGGCATCCGCGATGCGGAAGGCCGTTTCCTGGCCGAGGGCGGCACCCGGGACGCCTTCGGCCACAGCCAGCTGGGCGGCGTCGCCGCGGTGCTGGCGGCGAAGGTCAAGGACCGGCTCAAGCTCAAGGTGCACTGGGCGCTGCCAGACTATTTGCAACGCTCGGCGCGGCATCTGGCTTCCAAGACCGACGTGGCGCACGCCTATGCCGTCGGACGCGCCGCGGTGGACTACGCCCTCGCCGGCATGCATGCGGTGATGCCGGTGATCGTGCGCACCTCAGACAGCCCGTACCGGTGGAAGATCGAGCCGGCGCCGCTGGCCAAAATCGCCAACCGCGAGAAAAAGATGCCCAACGCCTTCATCGGCCGCGACGGTTTTTCCATCACCGCCGCCGCCCGTCGCTATCTCGCCCCGCTGATCCGCGGCGAGGATGCCCCGCCTTACGGCAAGGACGGCCTGCCCGCCTATGTCACGCTCAAGAACGTGGCGGTAAAGCCGAAGCTGCCGCCGTTCGGGCGTTGA
- a CDS encoding methyl-accepting chemotaxis protein, with product MILSTLRSSWPVSLSLRARLLLRLFGLLTLLLLIGIGALSSLQRADRRIGGLVADALSPVAEVGRIQNDYAEILNAVTHAAMTRLPSAVNDAKSQIQASRVDIERHWQPLLTSGLGRAQAQLMQGAEAHRKAVESSLQQALQLLDAGDFDMAQLQVSSDLQASFVPLHADFSNLFEQAIVAGHGVVASGHAATRVALVALLALIVAGLVVTAVLDMLLIRSLTRRLRGAIDVAQRIAAGELGMPIAVDTDDEIGALCRALQRMEGALSAVVDEVREGAEGVHAAADRLTADNAALSLRTRAQAKGIEETNAAMAQLTRAVQFVADGAERADALAREAREQAGQGERILAEAVSSMARIDASSQQLADLVAEINGIAFQTRLLALNATVEAAHAGSHGRGFAVVADEVRQLALRSEVAAREAHRLIEENSASIHGGAEQVHRSGRMLAHIVDSVVKVSLAVADISASSRAQAVDIRQVGQALAQIDQATGQNAALVDEVNASGQTLRARADALLRRIAFFHPASAVPDPGRDGDCEALPVQTLAWAGA from the coding sequence ATGATCCTTTCCACCTTGCGGTCGTCGTGGCCGGTTTCCCTGTCGCTGCGGGCGCGGCTGCTTCTGCGCCTGTTCGGCCTGCTGACCTTGCTGCTACTCATCGGTATCGGCGCGCTGTCCTCGCTCCAACGTGCCGATCGGCGCATCGGTGGCCTGGTCGCCGACGCGTTGAGTCCGGTGGCCGAGGTCGGGCGCATCCAGAACGACTACGCCGAAATCCTGAATGCGGTCACCCATGCGGCGATGACCCGGCTGCCCTCGGCCGTCAACGATGCCAAAAGCCAGATCCAAGCCAGCCGAGTGGACATCGAGCGGCATTGGCAGCCGTTGCTGACCAGCGGCCTGGGACGCGCGCAGGCGCAGCTGATGCAAGGTGCCGAAGCCCATCGCAAGGCGGTCGAGAGCTCGCTGCAACAGGCGCTGCAATTACTCGATGCCGGCGATTTCGACATGGCGCAATTGCAAGTGTCTTCCGACCTGCAGGCGTCTTTCGTGCCCCTGCATGCGGACTTCTCCAACTTGTTCGAACAGGCGATCGTGGCCGGCCACGGCGTCGTGGCGAGCGGGCATGCCGCCACCCGCGTGGCGCTCGTCGCGTTGCTGGCGCTCATCGTCGCCGGTCTCGTCGTCACGGCGGTGCTGGACATGCTGCTGATCCGCTCGCTCACGCGTCGCCTGCGCGGCGCCATCGACGTGGCGCAGCGCATCGCCGCCGGCGAGCTCGGCATGCCGATCGCGGTGGATACCGACGACGAGATCGGTGCCCTGTGCCGGGCGCTGCAACGCATGGAGGGCGCGTTGAGCGCCGTGGTGGACGAGGTGCGCGAGGGTGCCGAGGGCGTACACGCGGCGGCCGATCGGCTGACTGCGGACAACGCCGCCTTGAGCCTGCGTACGCGCGCGCAGGCCAAGGGCATCGAGGAAACCAACGCCGCGATGGCGCAGCTGACCCGCGCCGTGCAGTTCGTCGCCGACGGCGCCGAGCGCGCCGACGCGCTGGCTCGCGAGGCACGCGAACAGGCCGGGCAGGGCGAGCGCATCCTGGCCGAAGCGGTGAGTTCGATGGCCCGGATCGATGCCTCGAGCCAGCAGTTGGCCGATCTCGTCGCCGAGATCAACGGCATTGCCTTCCAGACCCGGCTGCTGGCGCTCAACGCCACCGTCGAGGCAGCGCATGCCGGCAGTCACGGGCGCGGTTTTGCGGTGGTCGCCGACGAGGTGCGTCAGCTCGCCCTGCGATCCGAGGTGGCAGCCAGGGAGGCCCACCGGCTGATCGAGGAAAACAGCGCATCGATTCACGGCGGCGCCGAACAGGTGCACCGGTCCGGCCGCATGCTGGCACACATCGTCGACAGCGTCGTCAAGGTCTCGCTGGCGGTGGCCGACATCAGCGCAAGCAGCCGCGCGCAGGCGGTGGACATCCGCCAGGTCGGTCAGGCACTGGCGCAGATCGATCAGGCGACCGGGCAGAACGCGGCCCTGGTCGATGAGGTCAACGCCTCGGGGCAGACGTTGCGTGCGCGCGCCGATGCGCTGTTGCGACGCATCGCGTTCTTCCATCCGGCATCGGCCGTACCCGATCCGGGCCGGGATGGCGATTGCGAGGCGTTGCCGGTTCAGACACTGGCCTGGGCTGGCGCCTGA